A region of the Amphiprion ocellaris isolate individual 3 ecotype Okinawa chromosome 22, ASM2253959v1, whole genome shotgun sequence genome:
TCTAGAAACATTTGGAAGCAAGATcagatttgtacaaaaaaaagaatctgattCATTGGTGTACTTAACAACCAAATAAagtcactcatcagaatacatatttcactgtttttatcaggtatttgtttctttactcagctgtttctttctagaCAGTAGTTTGTCAGAGAGATGGACACAAACTCTCAAAAGCCGAAAGTGAATAAGACACTTCAGCTCTTTGGTTTTATAACTTTTTCGCTGACGTTGTGACTCTTGTAGATCTTCTTAATCCTAAAACTAAGCCCTTCTTTTCtcttgttaacatttattcagcaatttCCTGGTAATTTCAACATATGCCTGAAGGAaaattgaggaaaatggtgcacatcaatgaaagaaaagtcagatcatgcagtaaatacatcccagaATCCATAGAATTCATTCTGGTTTTGAAGGAAGACACTGTGAACGGAAACTTCaagttgcttccaaacttttggccagTAGTGTACCTCCGTATTAGTTGTGACTTTTTGCTAAATTTCTATAGTTTTCAAAGAATAAAGAACTTCTTGTCATTTCACAGCAATAAGGAAAAGTCACTGCACTGACTGTATGAGTACGTGACAAacaaaaactcttgaatcttgGAGAAAAGACACAAGACGATTAAAATCAGGGATTGTGACGACGGTAATAACTTTGATTTCATCGATTAGATTCACGGATGTGGGAGACGTTGCTGTCggtcaaaatacaaaaatcctCAGGTctgataaaatatgaaaatttcttaaaattctgCCAAAAGGTCCTAAATGACAAATGAATAAACTCTGGACAAACTCTGATGATGTTGGAGGAACACCGTTACCCGAAATGACCCCATTGTAAATGATCACAGAACAAAAAGGTGGTTTATACACTGTGTAGAGATTCAATAGCAAACCACAGCCACACCAGTGTCCTAATAGAAACACACAGGAACTATTTTGAAGACAAAACCACCACGAGTGTTGTTTATTCACAAGTAGGGAGAGTTATCTGACTTCCTTTAACCTGCTAATACACACTTATAAAGCTCAAAAGTAAAATTAACTTAAACTTCAGGGGATTAGTCGACAGATTAACGGATAGAAAGTGAATGTGAGacagctttttctttcttttatggCTGCATTAGTctccaggtgtgttcaggtacCTGTGGGGCTGCTGTGGATGTTCTGTCGGCGGTTATTGAAGCGATTGTTCCTGCGTTGGGGTCCTGTGTTCAGTCTGTCTGAAGGTCCCCTCCTTGGTCCctgaaggagagaaaaatattttaaaaaggtcAGTTGGACTCCAACATGTAGCCTCCATTAGTTGGACCACAGGTCTGGAAACAGTATATCTACTCTTTAAGACTCACCATGTTGCCGTCTCGTCTCCGGTTCTGTTCGTCTGCCCAGCTGGAAAATCCTTCATGGTCCATCTGCTCACTATAGTCCAAGTCCAGCTCACTGTcacaaacattttgaaaacatttcaatcaaatgctgaaataacacagaacagcaaagacacataaatacctcaaacacaaaataaaaatgataataacagTTGAATTATACGCACCGTTTATtgttacatataaatatatgttgGAGTACATAAGTTAGGAGATAACTGAATAAATACAAGACAgacaactgaacaaaaaaaaccccaatatacagggcttaaagtgaaaaataatactGAGCCTGAACTTCTTTGCTTTTGGGTGGGGAATCGGGGTACAATCTAGCtaattaataagaaatgaagATATGTGCATTCACAAACTCAGACTACAGATTATAGTAATACAATAAAGGTCAGTAGGTGGCGGTAGTACTCCATTTGACTACAACATGgtgcaaatatattgtttggCAACTAATCagtaaaagacatggaaaaggaCATTGATTTACCTTTTAACAATATGTGCACCATTGGAactatttattctgaaatacaactatgtaaacagctacagtgcaaaaaataaataaataaaataaataaataatacagtttataacagcaaactatagtttagttcaaataataacaaaaaacattaaagtgctCTAAGAACTGGTAACTTAAACaatcagaaataaacaagaaaacagaaaataaacaaatagttAACTACAGAAAACTAcagttcaatttaaaaaaacatttacagtgcTACAAGAACAGGTAAgctgaatctttatttttttctcatctttgtcatctttctttctgacattttttactTCCTCCATAAGTATTGAGGCATTGGCAATGTTCACTTTTGTGTTTGCCAAATGTTGAGTAGTTACTCTACAGTTATTctcatcatcaaaaaaaaaacaaaaaaaaaaaaacaagcacattaAGAATTTTGTCCATGCTCTGGCTAGTGGCTTTATTAATATTCAGTGATGAGTGCTGATTTGACATGGACAGTTTGGACAAAGCACTCTTATCTTCGGCCAACTTTTTACACAGATTAACGAGTGGCTGAGATCTGGTGAACGACGTGTTCTGCAATGAGCGTGcacacatatttttaaatcacaaacccgGTCAGTGATTGATGCCGGCAGGCCTAGCTCAGCAGTGGCTGTTGCTCCCAGCAGACGGGTTGTAGATCGCGGACAGCAGCTCTATGGGTTTGACTCGTGACGTGGTTCAGAAGCAAGCAACCAGCTCCTTCATTTGTTTTGCACCAGCAACCAAAGGGCTTGCTGTCTCTgtaggaacgcggcggagttatgtgacgatcggcgtacatttgtcctcCCGTCTATTtgtctgtacacaacattattcaaaaaagcGGAATAgcggatttggattaaattttcagggaaagtcagaaatgacacaaggaccgagtggcagtgatgcagcttatagtctggatgcacggatttgttaaagatttctgtatcattgagagatCCACGGCaccatggcgtcactgtaaccacgacaacaagtaaacactacgtcagctgcctgcagacAATCACGAatgcgattctactacaaatccaccactgaggacttgtTAGACATCGACTGAGAAGCCTTGGCGGAACACTGGGCTCTCTGAGAGCCGGACTCAACTGTATCTGGATCTCAACGTGTTTCTCAGACCCGCCCCCGCTCTActtcccattggctagtgaCATTActttggttgagagcaaaagctgcgttcccctcattccattCGTAGACAAACTCGATTGGCAATGTTGTCCTAtcgctttttcttttttttcgaGCCAAACGCTGGTGCCGCATGCCGGAAATCCAGCACGGTGCCTGAATACTTTAAGCCATGAATATATAGTATATCAAGTATGTCTGGAAGGAAACCaaaggatgaaatcttgaaaaacttTGTAgtagaaatcacggcaccatagaatgtggccatttaatatcgatttacccacaaacacaatgaccttgccCTGCACAGCACCCTAGAAGTTTGAAACCACAATGATGAATCTGATaaataacaacagaaataagTGAAACCAGCTGTTTCAGTTTCACCTGACGGGACCTAGGGGGCGCTGTGACATGCTGCTTCCTGGTATTGTGACTTTCACcccctccagcttctcctgccGCCTCCTCTCCAGGTCGTGTCGCAGGTCGCCGGGGCCTCGGATCGGCTGCTGGCTCAAACCCTGGAATCACACCGTTGGTACGATTAACGAGGAAATCCCAACCGCTGCTGATcagtaatcaatcaatcaatgaaTACTCAGTTGTTCATTCTGTACCTGCATGGGTCCCAGTCTGGAGAACAGAGGCTCGTCGTCATGAAGCAGTGAGCTCATGTCTAAACTGAAGCCTCTGCAGAAGAGGAACAACGATAATGTTAAGTTTAGTCCTGATTTGATACCAAACACAGTGAGAATATTCCCGTCTGTCACCCACCGGTTTGAACTGAACCTCTGGTCCAGCGTcaactcctccacctcctcctcctcctctggaaAACCGCCTTTCTGTGGCGCTGAGAAGCGTTCGTTCAGGGTGACGCCGTCGTCTCTGAAATACTGATCTGTAGGAGCAGACGGGAGGCACTTTAAGAGTCCAAAAATATTTAGAACCAggtagtaaaaagaaaaagctgtgCATTTGGGAcatttctgttgtcattttggacaaattgtgacAAATATGGGCAAGATTTTATCATTCTTTTGGTTTAATTTAGGTATTTTGGACCAATCTTTTGGCTCATTATGAAgaaaagttttagtcattttggacataaagacaaataataattttggacaaagtgaaacagaaacacatccaatGATTATTTCTATGACTCTATTTAGTCCTATTAAattgctgcagtttgttgttcaaactatgatacatcccataataataatgctttaaggTGAATATAAAATCACTGTGTATAAATTTAAGGTATGTTGGatcattttaaagtgatttgGCCATTTGTTTTTAGTTGATTCTAGACTCTTTAAGTCATTCAGTGAATTTTGACTCATTCAACAGGTTTTTAAAcaatgtttgtgtcattttggaaaaaaattcaagtaattttagaaatactttgaggcattttggacatgttttaggtattttggatatttttgtagtcgttttggacaaattgtgtcAATTATGTGTAagattttatccttttttctgttaaatttcaGGTGTTTAGGACAATTTTTGACTCATTATGAAGAACAGTTGAGTCAGTTTGGATACTTGACtgtcattaaactgctgcagttttactgttcaaactatgatacatcccataatactgacgCTTTAAGTTGGTtctataagaaaacaaaaaaaaaactagagtTAATGTTTAGATTGTAAAActgatttaactgcagtttttaaCCAAACTCAAGTGTGTCTTTCAGACCAGAAAATACCTGCATAAAGCCATAAGGTTAAAAAAgcctgaaaaaaattatttaaatccaCCGTTCTGTACTTCAAGGGCCTGCAGCTCTGAAAGTATTCATAGAATGAAGGTAAAATTCTGTATGTTATCAGTAAACATAATAAAGTTAGTGCAGACGGATAATCAGCTGGTTTTGAGGATGGCAGGGGGGAAGCACGAACTgataaactgtaattttgaaCACCAAATTCCAATTTTTTCCTTTAGTTTACTGTTTCAGTGAATACTGCACTGTACTGAAGCTGTTCATAGATAAACTGCCAATTGTTAGATTTAGGTTTCCTTCTAAAAATGAGCTCCAGAGCTTTTGTCTCCTCCTGGCAGTTGGATTAACTGCACATAACACCATCTACATGTGCTAATAACATGACTCTCAGCTGATATCTTGCTTCTTTAGAACACCATCTTTTCTCTGAAGCTTcctatatttttctttcatactCTCAACCATGCTCCTGCACACATGCTCCTTTCTTTAGCTCTCCCACCAGATGACAAACACTGCTATACTGTGAAACAGTTTTACTGGCACTGATGTGCTTAATCACacgtttatttacatgtaaaatctcCAGCTCTCAGAATTCAGTTTCTCTACAGTATATGAGCAGTTCTGACCTTTGACGAGGTGCACCAGCGTGATGATCTCCTGGGCAAACGTCCCAGTGTGCATTGCGGTCTCCCGGTACGTCCCAGAGTGCTCCAGCATGGGCAGGAAGTCCAGACGCTGGCGGCCGACGTTGACCAGGTCTAAAGAGAGCTGCCGGTCTGAGGAGTAACACAGCGAGCTGCaggggagaaagaggaggaggaggaggaggaggaggaggaggaggaggaggaggaggaggaggaggaggaggaggaggaggaggaggaggaggaggaggaggaggaggaggaggaggaggaggaggaggaggaggaggaggaggaggaggaggaggaggaggaggaggaggaggaggaggaggaggaggacaccaggGAAACTTTAATTCCTCtccaaataacaaatattaGCCTTTTAATGACTGAAGAACAcagagtttgtctttttttggttaaatttcaGGTATTTGAGAATTTTTGGCTCATCATGGAGAACGGTTtagttattttgagttttttgtggaattttggCCAGGTTTATGTGTTTTGGACAACTTCTGGCTCATTATGAAGAAAAGTTTAGTCCTTTTGGATTTTTACTGGAATAACTTTGGACCaagtgaaacagaaacacatccagggtaccaATGAGATcgtttctgctgcagttttactgttgaaACTACGATACGTTGCAATAATACTGATGCTTGAAGTTGGATATAAAATCACTTTGTGTAAGTAGAAACACGGgatataaacaacaaaaacaaaggaaaataatattaaaatccTCTTTACCTTACCCAGCAGACTTACCTTCCATGAGCTCTTCCAATAACTACACCTTTAACACTGACTTTACACCCCGACACAGATTCAATTCAGAATATTTTCATGGATATTTAATAAGGCTTAAAGTGAAACCCAGAGAGGACCAATATGCCCCGTTTTTTTCCAGACCGGTGAGTTAAAGGTTGGGTGAAAGTTCACACTTCTTTTCTTGTCCGAAATCTTCGGTTTGGTGGCACAACCGAGTCTCAGTGGGCATGTTTCGACGGCTTCGTGGAgaaatttgtgttttatgacttgagaggaaaataaacgaGTTTCTTCGTTTCCAATTGCTTCAGGACTCGACTTCTTATCCTCCTTGTGATGTTCAGTCCCTTGAAGAGCCTGATTTATTCCTGAATTCAACATCTCCCTTTGAATGCGAACGATTTGATGAAGTTTCCCATTTATCAGCATTAGTTTCTGTGTATGGAGTCTTTTCAACAGTAATGACGGTATTTATCGAATTAACTCCTCCTTCTGACAGCATTAATGATCACGTTCATCGCTtcaatttgttcttttcttaAATCGGTGATATTTCAACTTCAATTTTCCTGTGTTCTTCAGGACATTTGATTTTGTCTTCGTAGCTTTGACATCTTCTTGTGACAGCACTGAAAATGCTccgatttcttttttcttccagctTTTAAGACTTCAATTCCTCCTTTCGACAGACATTGTGCcatctgttgttttcatttgtcttttagACAGCGCTGATGATTATGTCAATTATTCTTCTCCTGATGTTGTGAAACTGAAATCTGTACGTTGGAATCTTCTCCACAGTTCCTTTCCATCTTTTTCCATCCATCGGTCCCAGTTTATCATGTCCGTCTGCAGCTTTTGCATCACGGACAATCTCTGAATCGTCTTCCAGCGTTTCAGCAGCAGCCAAACCAGGCAGAAGCAACAGGAATAAACACTCTCAGCTCATCCACACGGAAAGGGGAAACCTGCCCGCCAACATCTTTCGACCCAACCGGTGCGATTGTCTCCACCTTCTTCCCACAAGTGATTAAACATCTTTCAAACTCTCATCTTCCAATCAAACATCTTGATTTGTGCCTTGAATATTTTCATCGCATTACTTCCTGCTTGCTTCCTCTCTGTAGCACTGCGAAGACGAACCACATGGCTTCTACACAAGTTGTGTTGTTTCACTGGTTCGCCCATCGGTACTTCCATGTTTTCGTCACTGTTTGACTTCCTttctaaaaaagaagaagtgaaCAGACGCTTCCTCTCTTGTCAAGTCTTTACTTCATGATCCGTCTTCACTGAAGTCTCCTCAAACAGCTGCGTCAGAAAATCAGACGGTGGTGGTTCAATGAAAAAACACAGCGGCCGTCTGTCACAGTCTTTTCCATTCTCAGTCAAAGCggctccaaaaaaaaaagtcctcttCACGTTTTCTAGACTTCATAGCATGATATAGCAGGTGGCGCTTGGAGACCTTTTccagtaatttttaaaaaggaaatcaGCATCAGTTTTCTGCAGCTCACTCCTCATCACTCTTCAGCGAAATCCTTCCAGTCCTGAGGGTTCTGAAATTCTCGTAAAAAACTCCAGTGGAAGACAAATCTGCTGCCTTTGACTTTGAACGTCCTCTTAAAAATCGTGAGCATGAGCTTCGGTTCAGCTTTCCAACAAAAACCAACGTCTGTCAAACATCACTCCAGCTGTTCAGGACTGTTTTCCTTTCCATTATCAGTCAGAACAGATGAAGATTCAGTCACACAGAGAACCTTTGTCCTTACATCTTGAATCACAACCAAGTATCAGATCCTGAAGGTTCATTTCTTCATGTTGGATCGAGTCACATATTTCCAGTGTCGATCTTCTTCtttcactcctgtagaatggcATGCGACTCAAACTGTAAATGTGAAGAAGGAAGAGTTTTCTTCCAGTTGGTTCTTTCtcctttgaaaaaacaatgaatgctTGCTTACAGCATTCTCAAACGTCATCTTCAGTGTTTCTTCAGAAAGTTTGAGCTTTTCTTGAGTTTTCTGCCTGAAGAACAGCAAAAGCTTCTTTCGGACGACTTCACGATTGGATGAAAATGAGTGGAGGAACTTGGAAGAACTTCGGTTAAGCCTCTTGACTGTACAATGTGAGGTGGCCGGTGCTCCAGCAGGACCTCAAATTATCCACCAGCAGTGGTGCCGATTCTGGATTCATTTCAGTGGAAGCCATCTGACATGATGAAGTGCTCATCGTCCTTTCGATGCCAGTCTTGGTGCTCCACGTGGCTGCTCTCTTCttagtttattttctttgtgaaaaaGAAAGTGTGAACTTTCCCCTCTCACCCTGGATAACTTTTTAGAAATACTCTACCTGTTTTGGTTTACGGGTCGACTCATGTCCACTTTGATTGTGAGTGTTTCCTCCGTCACAACGGTCGCGTTGTCGGTTTTCTGATTGATCCATCCTTGCTGCCTCTGACGGGGCATCTTAGGGTCCAGGTCTCGGTTCAGGTCTCGGTCCAGACTTCCAGGCCTGTTCCACTGTTGGGGTTTGTCTTCTTCTGCCCAGTTAGGCTCCACTTCGATGTGGTCCTCATAATCTTCCCTGAAGGGTCGGAAACCTGGTCTCTGGTCTTCGTGAGGATGCTCTTGGTAACCCTTCTGTAGGCGTGGTTGACTCCTGGGCTGTCCAATCCTTCCACCTTGAGTCTGGTTGTAGTTCCTTTTCAGTGGACGATCACTGCCTCTCCCCATTTGGTTCATGGTACCAGCTCTGTTATCAAATCTCATGGTGTTTGGTCTGTCCTGTACTGGGCTCCTCCTAGCTTCAGAATAGTTGGAGTCTCTTGGGTTATCTTGAAAATGCCGTTCTCTTGTGTCTTCTTGACCATCCAACCTGCTGTCGGACATCCTGAAACGCTCCTGAGAGGAGCTCATTGGACGAGGACTCCTCTGCCGATCAAAGTCGGGCTCACGATCCCTGCGATTGTCAAACTGTTCCCATCGAGGCACTTCTCTGCTGCCGGTCATGCCGTGACCGTGTTCGATGACGACGGGCCTCGAGCGCCGAATGTCTCCGAGGGGAAGTTTCCCCCGAGAGTCTCCTCCAAAACCCTCTGCCGGTGAGTCCACTGAGTAACCCTGTTCCCCAAACTCCTCCCTGTACCTGTGATGGCATAAGAGGAGGTGACATGGTTCAACAATGATACATGGAACCGCCGCAAATCTGGTTTTAATTCACACCTGAAACTAGTCATTAGATGTACGATTTAATTATTATACCTTCAACATAACTTTTTTAGGGATGTCCCGAGTCTGATGCTAAGTTCAAGATCAGACCCGATCTCAGGAAATGATTGATACCAATCAATACACAAACCACTACATGACTGATTAATTTTACTTAAAGAAGGTACAGTTTAATCCAGTATGTATCCAACTGGGATATAATACTTGATCATAATATTGCGCTTTCGCTATACCATTACTGCCTGTGGTCTGAAAACAGCTGTCATCTGTACGATTTTGGCAGCTCAACCTTGTTTATACTAAACAAATATGTGGCGTATGTGATGTAAACACGCAGAGAA
Encoded here:
- the zgc:112982 gene encoding BCLAF1 and THRAP3 family member 3 is translated as MSRPRSRSPNYRRFPWEEPGFDAQRLLSELDGIPMDRSHHFREGPEEPRDYFWKEMYPEGQRRSPFFPDDHQFGRRLDQEEFYQRRPSPHHGSMRYEDRRLPLPHDGGNDGRRGGFREHPQSFEARTRSPQSPPRLKRERLTPTPQSAQREAVKGWRREEPGRGRGRPRDVSPGTRPDDQRAAADRERGKRIMQGSNRGRQRENPHHERSLAFKRQRREMDDADQFGYREEFGEQGYSVDSPAEGFGGDSRGKLPLGDIRRSRPVVIEHGHGMTGSREVPRWEQFDNRRDREPDFDRQRSPRPMSSSQERFRMSDSRLDGQEDTRERHFQDNPRDSNYSEARRSPVQDRPNTMRFDNRAGTMNQMGRGSDRPLKRNYNQTQGGRIGQPRSQPRLQKGYQEHPHEDQRPGFRPFREDYEDHIEVEPNWAEEDKPQQWNRPGSLDRDLNRDLDPKMPRQRQQGWINQKTDNATVVTEETLTIKVDMSRPVNQNSSLCYSSDRQLSLDLVNVGRQRLDFLPMLEHSGTYRETAMHTGTFAQEIITLVHLVKDQYFRDDGVTLNERFSAPQKGGFPEEEEEVEELTLDQRFSSNRGFSLDMSSLLHDDEPLFSRLGPMQGLSQQPIRGPGDLRHDLERRRQEKLEGVKVTIPGSSMSQRPLGPVSELDLDYSEQMDHEGFSSWADEQNRRRDGNMGPRRGPSDRLNTGPQRRNNRFNNRRQNIHSSPTGPNW